One genomic window of Anser cygnoides isolate HZ-2024a breed goose chromosome 11, Taihu_goose_T2T_genome, whole genome shotgun sequence includes the following:
- the CELF6 gene encoding CUGBP Elav-like family member 6 isoform X2 encodes MAAAGSGVAAAAAAAEAGAGPGPAGAAFSTANSGRVNGLSHPAGAIAMKDHDAIKLFVGQIPRNLEESDLKPLFEEFGRIYELTVLKDRFTGMHKGCAFLTYCARDSALKAQSALHEQKTLPGMNRPIQVKPADSEGRGEDRKLFVGMLGKQQSEDDVRRLFEPFGQIEECTILRGPDGASKGCAFVKYGSHAEAQAAINSLHGSQTMPGASSSLVVKFADTDKERTLRRMHQMAGQLGIFNPMTIQFGAYGAYTQAIMQQQAALMAAAQGTCLNPMAAIAAAQMQQMAAFNVSGLVAAPLTPSSGTSTPPGISTAPVPSIATPIGVNGFSPLPPQTNGQPASETIYTNGIHPYPAQSPTVADPLQQAYAGMQHYAAYPTAYAPISQAFPQQAPIIPQQQREGPEGCNLFIYHLPQEFGDAELTQMFLPFGNVISAKVFVDRATNQSKCFGFVSFDNPTSAQAAIQAMNGFQIGMKRLKVQLKRPKDANRPY; translated from the exons ATGGCCGCGGCGGGCAGCGgcgtggcggcggcggcggcggcggcggaggcgggggcgggcccgggcccggcgggggcggcgTTCAGCACCGCGAACAGCGGCCGGGTGAACGGGCTGAGCCACCCGGCCGGCGCCATCGCCATGAAGGACCACGACGCCATCAAGCTCTTCGTGGGGCAGATCCCGCGCAACCTGGAGGAGAGCGACCTCAAGCCGCTCTTCGAGGAGTTCGGGCGCATCTACGAGCTCACCGTGCTCAAGGACCGCTTCACCGGCATGCACAAAG GCTGTGCCTTTCTCACCTACTGCGCCCGCGACTCAGCCCTGAAGGCTCAGAGTGCCCTGCACGAGCAGAAGACGCTGCCAGGG ATGAACCGCCCCATCCAGGTGAAGCCGGCGGACAGCGAGGGACGAGGAG aAGACAGGAAGCTCTTTGTGGGCatgctggggaagcagcagagcGAGGACGACGTCCGGCGCCTCTTTGAGCCCTTTGGCCAGATCGAGGAGTGCACCATCCTCCGCGGGCCCGACGGAGCCAGCAAAG GTTGTGCCTTTGTGAAGTATGGCAGCCACGCCGAGGCGCAGGCTGCCATCAACAGCCTGCACGGCAGCCAAACCATGCCG GGcgcctcatccagcctggtgGTGAAGTTTGCGGACACAGACAAGGAGAGGACCCTGCGGCGGATGCATCAGATGGCAGGGCAGCTGGGCATCTTCAACCCCATGACCATCCAGTTCGGTGCCTACGGGGCCTACACGCAAGCG ATCATGCAGCAGCAGGCGGCCCTGATGGCGGCGGCGCAGGGGACCTGCCTGAACCCCATGGCCGCCATCGCTGCCGCCCAGATGCAGCAAATGGCCGCCTTCAACGTCAGCGGGCTGGTGGCTGCCCCCCTCACCCCTTCTTCAG GTACGAGCACCCCCCCCGGCATCAGCACGGCGCCCGTGCCCAGCATCGCCACGCCGATCGGGGTGAACGGCTTCAGCCCCCTGCCGCCGCAGACCAACGGGCAGCCCGCCTCTGAGACCATCTACACCAACGGCATCCACCCCTACCCAG ctcaAAGCCCCACAGTGGCAGATCCCCTCCAGCAAGCCTACGCGGGCATGCAGCACTATGCAG CATATCCCACCGCCTACGCGCCCATCAGCCAAGCCTTCCCCCAGCAAGCGCCCATCAtcccgcagcagcagcgggaAG GTCCCGAAGGCTGTAACCTGTTTATTTATCACCTGCCCCAGGAGTTCGGGGATGCAGAGCTCACGCAGATGTTCTTGCCTTTCGGCAATGTCATCTCTGCCAAAGTCTTTGTGGACCGTGCCACCAACCAGAGTAAATGCTTTG GTTTCGTCAGTTTTGACAATCCGACTAGCGCTCAGGCAGCCATTCAGGCCATGAACGGCTTCCAGATCGGCATGAAGAGGCTAAAAGTCCAGCTAAAGCGGCCGAAAGATGCCAACAGACCCTACTGA
- the CELF6 gene encoding CUGBP Elav-like family member 6 isoform X11, whose product MNRPIQVKPADSEGRGEDRKLFVGMLGKQQSEDDVRRLFEPFGQIEECTILRGPDGASKGCAFVKYGSHAEAQAAINSLHGSQTMPGASSSLVVKFADTDKERTLRRMHQMAGQLGIFNPMTIQFGAYGAYTQAIMQQQAALMAAAQGTCLNPMAAIAAAQMQQMAAFNVSGLVAAPLTPSSGTSTPPGISTAPVPSIATPIGVNGFSPLPPQTNGQPASETIYTNGIHPYPAQSPTVADPLQQAYAGMQHYAAAYPTAYAPISQAFPQQAPIIPQQQREGPEGCNLFIYHLPQEFGDAELTQMFLPFGNVISAKVFVDRATNQSKCFGFVSFDNPTSAQAAIQAMNGFQIGMKRLKVQLKRPKDANRPY is encoded by the exons ATGAACCGCCCCATCCAGGTGAAGCCGGCGGACAGCGAGGGACGAGGAG aAGACAGGAAGCTCTTTGTGGGCatgctggggaagcagcagagcGAGGACGACGTCCGGCGCCTCTTTGAGCCCTTTGGCCAGATCGAGGAGTGCACCATCCTCCGCGGGCCCGACGGAGCCAGCAAAG GTTGTGCCTTTGTGAAGTATGGCAGCCACGCCGAGGCGCAGGCTGCCATCAACAGCCTGCACGGCAGCCAAACCATGCCG GGcgcctcatccagcctggtgGTGAAGTTTGCGGACACAGACAAGGAGAGGACCCTGCGGCGGATGCATCAGATGGCAGGGCAGCTGGGCATCTTCAACCCCATGACCATCCAGTTCGGTGCCTACGGGGCCTACACGCAAGCG ATCATGCAGCAGCAGGCGGCCCTGATGGCGGCGGCGCAGGGGACCTGCCTGAACCCCATGGCCGCCATCGCTGCCGCCCAGATGCAGCAAATGGCCGCCTTCAACGTCAGCGGGCTGGTGGCTGCCCCCCTCACCCCTTCTTCAG GTACGAGCACCCCCCCCGGCATCAGCACGGCGCCCGTGCCCAGCATCGCCACGCCGATCGGGGTGAACGGCTTCAGCCCCCTGCCGCCGCAGACCAACGGGCAGCCCGCCTCTGAGACCATCTACACCAACGGCATCCACCCCTACCCAG ctcaAAGCCCCACAGTGGCAGATCCCCTCCAGCAAGCCTACGCGGGCATGCAGCACTATGCAG CAGCATATCCCACCGCCTACGCGCCCATCAGCCAAGCCTTCCCCCAGCAAGCGCCCATCAtcccgcagcagcagcgggaAG GTCCCGAAGGCTGTAACCTGTTTATTTATCACCTGCCCCAGGAGTTCGGGGATGCAGAGCTCACGCAGATGTTCTTGCCTTTCGGCAATGTCATCTCTGCCAAAGTCTTTGTGGACCGTGCCACCAACCAGAGTAAATGCTTTG GTTTCGTCAGTTTTGACAATCCGACTAGCGCTCAGGCAGCCATTCAGGCCATGAACGGCTTCCAGATCGGCATGAAGAGGCTAAAAGTCCAGCTAAAGCGGCCGAAAGATGCCAACAGACCCTACTGA
- the CELF6 gene encoding CUGBP Elav-like family member 6 isoform X6, translated as MHVLAHHCRAPRPCNTFPAHPWRVACVTPPTRMLGARVSACRCRDDPIKHMARQRGGCTLVAVETAMNRPIQVKPADSEGRGEDRKLFVGMLGKQQSEDDVRRLFEPFGQIEECTILRGPDGASKGCAFVKYGSHAEAQAAINSLHGSQTMPGASSSLVVKFADTDKERTLRRMHQMAGQLGIFNPMTIQFGAYGAYTQAIMQQQAALMAAAQGTCLNPMAAIAAAQMQQMAAFNVSGLVAAPLTPSSGTSTPPGISTAPVPSIATPIGVNGFSPLPPQTNGQPASETIYTNGIHPYPAQSPTVADPLQQAYAGMQHYAAAYPTAYAPISQAFPQQAPIIPQQQREGPEGCNLFIYHLPQEFGDAELTQMFLPFGNVISAKVFVDRATNQSKCFGFVSFDNPTSAQAAIQAMNGFQIGMKRLKVQLKRPKDANRPY; from the exons ATGCACGTCCTCGCGCACCACTGTCGTGCGCCCAGGCCGTGCAATACGTTCCCGGCACACCCGTGGCGTGTTGCATGCGTGACACCCCCCACACGCATGCTGGGTGCACGCGTGTCAGCCTGCCGTTGCCGTGACGACCCTATCAAGCACATGGCGCGGCAGCGCGGGGGATGCACGCTTGTTGCCGTGGAAACTGCC ATGAACCGCCCCATCCAGGTGAAGCCGGCGGACAGCGAGGGACGAGGAG aAGACAGGAAGCTCTTTGTGGGCatgctggggaagcagcagagcGAGGACGACGTCCGGCGCCTCTTTGAGCCCTTTGGCCAGATCGAGGAGTGCACCATCCTCCGCGGGCCCGACGGAGCCAGCAAAG GTTGTGCCTTTGTGAAGTATGGCAGCCACGCCGAGGCGCAGGCTGCCATCAACAGCCTGCACGGCAGCCAAACCATGCCG GGcgcctcatccagcctggtgGTGAAGTTTGCGGACACAGACAAGGAGAGGACCCTGCGGCGGATGCATCAGATGGCAGGGCAGCTGGGCATCTTCAACCCCATGACCATCCAGTTCGGTGCCTACGGGGCCTACACGCAAGCG ATCATGCAGCAGCAGGCGGCCCTGATGGCGGCGGCGCAGGGGACCTGCCTGAACCCCATGGCCGCCATCGCTGCCGCCCAGATGCAGCAAATGGCCGCCTTCAACGTCAGCGGGCTGGTGGCTGCCCCCCTCACCCCTTCTTCAG GTACGAGCACCCCCCCCGGCATCAGCACGGCGCCCGTGCCCAGCATCGCCACGCCGATCGGGGTGAACGGCTTCAGCCCCCTGCCGCCGCAGACCAACGGGCAGCCCGCCTCTGAGACCATCTACACCAACGGCATCCACCCCTACCCAG ctcaAAGCCCCACAGTGGCAGATCCCCTCCAGCAAGCCTACGCGGGCATGCAGCACTATGCAG CAGCATATCCCACCGCCTACGCGCCCATCAGCCAAGCCTTCCCCCAGCAAGCGCCCATCAtcccgcagcagcagcgggaAG GTCCCGAAGGCTGTAACCTGTTTATTTATCACCTGCCCCAGGAGTTCGGGGATGCAGAGCTCACGCAGATGTTCTTGCCTTTCGGCAATGTCATCTCTGCCAAAGTCTTTGTGGACCGTGCCACCAACCAGAGTAAATGCTTTG GTTTCGTCAGTTTTGACAATCCGACTAGCGCTCAGGCAGCCATTCAGGCCATGAACGGCTTCCAGATCGGCATGAAGAGGCTAAAAGTCCAGCTAAAGCGGCCGAAAGATGCCAACAGACCCTACTGA
- the CELF6 gene encoding CUGBP Elav-like family member 6 isoform X7, translated as MHVLAHHCRAPRPCNTFPAHPWRVACVTPPTRMLGARVSACRCRDDPIKHMARQRGGCTLVAVETAMNRPIQVKPADSEGRGDRKLFVGMLGKQQSEDDVRRLFEPFGQIEECTILRGPDGASKGCAFVKYGSHAEAQAAINSLHGSQTMPGASSSLVVKFADTDKERTLRRMHQMAGQLGIFNPMTIQFGAYGAYTQAIMQQQAALMAAAQGTCLNPMAAIAAAQMQQMAAFNVSGLVAAPLTPSSGTSTPPGISTAPVPSIATPIGVNGFSPLPPQTNGQPASETIYTNGIHPYPAQSPTVADPLQQAYAGMQHYAAAYPTAYAPISQAFPQQAPIIPQQQREGPEGCNLFIYHLPQEFGDAELTQMFLPFGNVISAKVFVDRATNQSKCFGFVSFDNPTSAQAAIQAMNGFQIGMKRLKVQLKRPKDANRPY; from the exons ATGCACGTCCTCGCGCACCACTGTCGTGCGCCCAGGCCGTGCAATACGTTCCCGGCACACCCGTGGCGTGTTGCATGCGTGACACCCCCCACACGCATGCTGGGTGCACGCGTGTCAGCCTGCCGTTGCCGTGACGACCCTATCAAGCACATGGCGCGGCAGCGCGGGGGATGCACGCTTGTTGCCGTGGAAACTGCC ATGAACCGCCCCATCCAGGTGAAGCCGGCGGACAGCGAGGGACGAGGAG ACAGGAAGCTCTTTGTGGGCatgctggggaagcagcagagcGAGGACGACGTCCGGCGCCTCTTTGAGCCCTTTGGCCAGATCGAGGAGTGCACCATCCTCCGCGGGCCCGACGGAGCCAGCAAAG GTTGTGCCTTTGTGAAGTATGGCAGCCACGCCGAGGCGCAGGCTGCCATCAACAGCCTGCACGGCAGCCAAACCATGCCG GGcgcctcatccagcctggtgGTGAAGTTTGCGGACACAGACAAGGAGAGGACCCTGCGGCGGATGCATCAGATGGCAGGGCAGCTGGGCATCTTCAACCCCATGACCATCCAGTTCGGTGCCTACGGGGCCTACACGCAAGCG ATCATGCAGCAGCAGGCGGCCCTGATGGCGGCGGCGCAGGGGACCTGCCTGAACCCCATGGCCGCCATCGCTGCCGCCCAGATGCAGCAAATGGCCGCCTTCAACGTCAGCGGGCTGGTGGCTGCCCCCCTCACCCCTTCTTCAG GTACGAGCACCCCCCCCGGCATCAGCACGGCGCCCGTGCCCAGCATCGCCACGCCGATCGGGGTGAACGGCTTCAGCCCCCTGCCGCCGCAGACCAACGGGCAGCCCGCCTCTGAGACCATCTACACCAACGGCATCCACCCCTACCCAG ctcaAAGCCCCACAGTGGCAGATCCCCTCCAGCAAGCCTACGCGGGCATGCAGCACTATGCAG CAGCATATCCCACCGCCTACGCGCCCATCAGCCAAGCCTTCCCCCAGCAAGCGCCCATCAtcccgcagcagcagcgggaAG GTCCCGAAGGCTGTAACCTGTTTATTTATCACCTGCCCCAGGAGTTCGGGGATGCAGAGCTCACGCAGATGTTCTTGCCTTTCGGCAATGTCATCTCTGCCAAAGTCTTTGTGGACCGTGCCACCAACCAGAGTAAATGCTTTG GTTTCGTCAGTTTTGACAATCCGACTAGCGCTCAGGCAGCCATTCAGGCCATGAACGGCTTCCAGATCGGCATGAAGAGGCTAAAAGTCCAGCTAAAGCGGCCGAAAGATGCCAACAGACCCTACTGA